From Aneurinibacillus sp. REN35, a single genomic window includes:
- the rbsD gene encoding D-ribose pyranase, producing MKKTGTLNSEIAAVIAKLGHTDTIVIGDCGLPIPDGVHRIDLALKPGLPSFIETLEVVLEEMQVESAVLASEITTYNQGIAQQIGNKLPHASLSYVSHEEFKKLTGHAKAVIRTGEATPYANIILTSGVIF from the coding sequence ATGAAAAAGACAGGTACATTAAACAGTGAAATCGCAGCGGTCATCGCCAAGCTTGGACATACCGATACGATTGTGATTGGTGATTGCGGTCTGCCGATTCCGGATGGAGTGCACCGTATTGATCTGGCACTGAAGCCGGGTTTACCGTCGTTTATCGAGACGCTTGAGGTTGTGCTTGAGGAGATGCAGGTGGAATCGGCCGTGCTTGCCAGTGAGATTACAACATATAATCAGGGGATTGCACAGCAGATAGGGAACAAATTACCTCACGCTTCGCTCTCCTATGTATCACATGAGGAATTCAAAAAGCTGACCGGGCATGCGAAAGCTGTTATCCGGACAGGGGAAGCTACGCCATATGCAAATATTATTTTGACATCCGGCGTGATCTTTTAA
- a CDS encoding sugar ABC transporter ATP-binding protein, whose product MNTLIEMTGITKSFGKVHVLKDVSFSLKKGEIHALMGENGAGKSTLMKILTGIYQKDAGAIRVRGQEMSIGSPKEAEQLGIAVIHQELNIIPQLSVMENMFLGRDLCYGRTGILRTNEMKKQTRIYLERLGVHLHPDMEAGKLSIGQQQMIEIARALSLNAEVLIMDEPTAALTEREIEALFKVMRELRAQGVGIVYVSHRMEEIFAICDRISVLRDGTFVGTETIKETDLETIVRMMVGRQLGDRFPEREVALGEERLRVENVSDEATISGISFSARRGEVLGIAGLMGAGRTEVARALFGVGGKPEGKIFLDGEEIHIRKPDDAIAQGIAFVTEDRKGQGLVLGLSIRENIALTNLETLAKNGIVSISKEAQLVDDMMKRLNIKASSGEQMVKSLSGGNQQKVVFGKWLGIKPKVLILDEPTRGVDIGAKKEIYHIMNQLTAEGVTILMISSELPEILGMSDRILVMHEGKLAAVMDKTQATQEKIMHAATGGK is encoded by the coding sequence ATGAACACGCTAATTGAAATGACAGGCATTACTAAATCATTTGGAAAAGTACATGTACTTAAAGACGTATCGTTTTCGCTAAAAAAAGGTGAAATTCACGCGCTGATGGGTGAGAATGGAGCGGGGAAATCTACCTTAATGAAAATTCTTACCGGAATTTATCAGAAGGATGCGGGGGCTATTCGTGTGCGCGGGCAAGAGATGAGCATAGGCAGCCCGAAGGAAGCGGAGCAGTTAGGCATTGCTGTTATTCACCAAGAACTCAATATCATTCCACAGCTTAGTGTTATGGAGAACATGTTTCTTGGCCGTGACTTATGCTACGGCAGAACCGGTATTCTTCGCACCAATGAGATGAAAAAGCAGACACGCATCTATCTAGAGAGGCTTGGCGTTCATTTGCATCCGGACATGGAAGCCGGCAAGCTCTCTATTGGACAGCAGCAAATGATCGAGATTGCCCGCGCTCTTTCGTTGAATGCAGAAGTACTCATCATGGATGAGCCGACAGCGGCGTTAACGGAGCGAGAAATCGAAGCCTTATTTAAGGTAATGAGAGAATTGCGTGCTCAAGGTGTAGGAATTGTGTATGTTTCGCATCGAATGGAAGAGATTTTTGCAATATGTGATCGTATCTCTGTCCTACGGGACGGTACGTTTGTTGGTACGGAAACAATAAAGGAAACCGACTTGGAAACCATCGTGCGTATGATGGTGGGCCGACAGCTCGGCGACCGCTTTCCGGAACGTGAGGTTGCATTAGGAGAAGAACGCTTGCGTGTTGAGAATGTAAGTGACGAAGCGACGATTTCCGGCATTAGTTTTTCAGCTCGACGTGGTGAGGTGCTTGGCATTGCGGGCCTTATGGGGGCTGGACGGACGGAAGTGGCCCGTGCGTTGTTTGGCGTAGGCGGTAAGCCGGAGGGTAAGATTTTTCTCGATGGGGAGGAAATCCACATTCGCAAGCCGGATGATGCGATCGCACAGGGAATTGCTTTCGTAACAGAAGATCGCAAGGGTCAAGGCTTAGTTCTTGGGCTTTCTATACGCGAGAATATTGCACTTACGAATCTAGAGACATTAGCGAAAAATGGAATTGTGTCTATTTCGAAAGAGGCACAGCTTGTCGATGACATGATGAAGCGGCTGAATATCAAAGCAAGCAGCGGCGAACAAATGGTGAAATCATTAAGTGGAGGCAACCAGCAGAAGGTCGTTTTCGGTAAATGGCTCGGAATCAAACCTAAAGTATTGATTCTTGATGAACCGACGCGCGGTGTGGATATTGGAGCCAAAAAAGAAATCTATCACATCATGAATCAGCTTACCGCTGAAGGAGTCACCATTCTTATGATATCGTCGGAGTTGCCGGAGATTCTCGGCATGAGCGATCGGATTCTTGTGATGCATGAAGGGAAGCTGGCGGCAGTGATGGATAAAACTCAGGCCACGCAGGAGAAGATCATGCACGCGGCCACCGGAGGAAAGTAA
- the rbsB gene encoding ribose ABC transporter substrate-binding protein RbsB gives MKKLFNGLAVGMLGLSLMVGCTTQAPGTSEKSEGGKKEEITVGLAVSTQSNPFFVTLKEGAEKAAKENNMKLIAVDAQDDPAKQISGIEDLIQRQVDVLLVNPTDSAAVSSAIKSANRANIPVITVDRSAEGGEVASHVASDNVAGGKMAAEYLLEKIGKQGNVVELEGIPGSSAARERGKGFHEVMDKETGVKIIAKQPADFDRAKGMSVMENILQGNKDIKAVFAHNDEMALGAIKAIQSAGLKDVVVVGFDATDDAVAAVKDGRMSATIAQKPELIGKQAIEVAKKVAAGEKVEKDVPVKLELVKQ, from the coding sequence ATGAAAAAGCTGTTTAACGGTCTCGCAGTAGGTATGCTCGGGCTCTCGCTCATGGTTGGCTGTACCACACAGGCACCTGGCACATCTGAAAAATCAGAAGGAGGCAAGAAGGAAGAAATCACCGTAGGTCTTGCTGTCTCCACACAGAGTAACCCGTTCTTCGTGACCCTGAAAGAGGGCGCGGAAAAAGCGGCAAAAGAAAACAACATGAAACTTATTGCTGTTGATGCGCAGGATGATCCGGCAAAGCAAATCTCTGGCATTGAGGACTTGATTCAGCGTCAGGTAGACGTGCTGCTGGTAAATCCGACTGACTCGGCGGCGGTATCTTCTGCGATTAAGTCTGCAAATCGTGCGAACATCCCGGTTATTACGGTGGACCGGAGTGCGGAAGGTGGCGAGGTAGCCTCCCATGTAGCATCGGATAATGTGGCCGGTGGTAAAATGGCGGCAGAATATCTGCTTGAGAAAATCGGGAAACAAGGGAATGTTGTGGAGCTTGAAGGGATTCCTGGTTCTTCTGCTGCTCGTGAACGCGGTAAAGGCTTTCATGAGGTTATGGATAAAGAAACAGGTGTCAAAATTATTGCCAAACAGCCAGCCGATTTTGACCGTGCAAAAGGCATGAGCGTTATGGAGAATATTCTCCAAGGCAACAAAGATATTAAAGCCGTATTTGCCCATAATGACGAGATGGCATTAGGTGCAATCAAAGCGATCCAATCAGCAGGTCTAAAAGATGTCGTAGTCGTAGGCTTTGATGCAACAGATGATGCGGTAGCCGCAGTCAAAGACGGACGCATGAGCGCAACGATTGCACAGAAGCCCGAGTTGATAGGTAAACAAGCAATCGAAGTAGCGAAAAAGGTTGCTGCCGGTGAAAAGGTAGAGAAAGATGTACCGGTTAAGCTTGAGTTGGTCAAGCAATAA
- a CDS encoding AAA family ATPase, with product MNSTPKSIQTKIEEAIQLLEVRFFEREELIRLLFLSMMSGENALLIGPPGTAKSQLARSISQLFGSEQWFDYLLTRFTTPDEIFGPVSLQELKQDRYIRQTDGYLPASQFAFLDEIFKANSAILNALLSILNERLFFNGREKQDVPLMFLMAASNELPEDNEQLEALYDRFLVRYEVAYLKNIASYELMFELPEEPLPHILTLADVTLIRKNAKQIVLPASLVYFLYQLKQAMEEKEFMLSDRRWSKIGHVWKTSAALNGRDQVSIWDTVYTPHMLWDVPEDLPVLQDLFDKHFQEALKQEIEEELPLHHYNQIAEKWLDKEEELNGYQFKREVGEKLGKDAVVRAQSLLETCRVEIEKTARELRDKLLMWQEKEKDMAAYLRGRNFLLLQPDRYAVKYTRLRIQGERILQSLQGIYRTLFDKEVPGTAYDYTL from the coding sequence ATGAATTCAACACCCAAATCCATTCAAACAAAAATCGAAGAGGCAATCCAGCTTTTAGAAGTGCGTTTTTTTGAACGTGAAGAGCTGATTCGCCTTTTATTTTTAAGTATGATGAGCGGTGAAAATGCGCTGCTCATCGGTCCACCAGGAACGGCTAAATCACAATTGGCCAGAAGCATCTCCCAGCTCTTCGGCAGTGAACAGTGGTTTGACTATCTTCTCACGCGTTTTACTACACCGGATGAGATCTTTGGTCCTGTCTCGCTTCAAGAGTTAAAGCAGGATCGCTACATTCGACAGACCGATGGGTATCTGCCGGCTTCCCAATTTGCTTTTTTAGATGAAATATTTAAAGCCAACAGTGCTATTCTCAATGCTCTGCTATCCATTCTAAATGAAAGATTATTTTTTAACGGACGCGAGAAACAGGACGTACCACTGATGTTCTTAATGGCAGCCTCCAATGAATTGCCTGAAGACAACGAGCAGCTCGAAGCGCTGTATGATCGTTTTCTTGTCCGCTATGAAGTCGCCTACTTAAAAAACATTGCCAGTTATGAGCTCATGTTCGAGCTGCCGGAGGAACCACTTCCCCATATCCTTACGCTTGCTGATGTTACACTCATACGAAAAAACGCCAAGCAGATCGTCCTGCCTGCATCGCTTGTCTACTTCTTATACCAACTCAAACAGGCCATGGAAGAAAAGGAATTCATGCTATCTGATCGTCGCTGGAGCAAAATCGGCCATGTTTGGAAGACGTCTGCCGCATTAAATGGACGCGATCAAGTTTCCATCTGGGATACGGTGTATACGCCGCATATGCTATGGGATGTACCGGAGGATTTACCTGTCCTACAGGATTTATTCGATAAGCATTTTCAGGAGGCATTAAAGCAGGAGATAGAAGAAGAGCTGCCACTGCATCACTACAACCAAATAGCCGAGAAATGGCTAGACAAAGAAGAGGAGCTCAACGGCTACCAATTTAAGCGTGAGGTGGGAGAAAAACTTGGCAAGGATGCGGTCGTACGTGCACAGTCACTACTTGAGACATGTCGTGTAGAAATTGAGAAAACAGCACGCGAGCTTAGAGATAAGCTGCTTATGTGGCAGGAAAAAGAAAAAGATATGGCGGCGTATTTACGCGGTCGTAACTTTTTATTGCTACAGCCGGACCGTTATGCGGTAAAATACACACGCCTGCGCATACAAGGCGAACGCATTCTTCAATCATTACAGGGCATATACAGAACGCTTTTTGATAAAGAAGTTCCCGGTACAGCATATGATTATACCTTATAG
- the rbsK gene encoding ribokinase has translation MRQPKVVVVGSINMDLVTETPRVPAIGETVLGSRFSTLPGGKGANQAVACARLGADVRMVGCVGDDSFGVELVENLRREGVRVDDVEPITQCATGIASIVVENGDNSIIVVPGANHTVTPETVRRSEIAIQEADAVLLQLEIPLDAVVETVRIANAHHVPVIVNPAPAAQLPHDIMQSITVLTPNEYELAILLGEQAGDTADFRERMASYPGCLVMTKGSDGAYYSTPDRGVHHQPGFSVAVVDTTGAGDTFNAALAVMIGQGRSMEEAVRYAVAASALSVTRFGAQGGMPSHAQVEAFLHQSEM, from the coding sequence ATGAGACAACCGAAAGTGGTGGTGGTGGGCAGTATCAATATGGATCTAGTAACCGAGACGCCGCGTGTGCCTGCGATAGGAGAAACGGTGCTTGGCAGCCGGTTCTCCACACTGCCCGGAGGCAAGGGAGCTAATCAGGCGGTTGCTTGTGCGAGGCTTGGTGCGGATGTTCGTATGGTTGGCTGTGTTGGTGATGATAGCTTCGGTGTAGAGCTTGTAGAGAATTTGCGCCGTGAAGGTGTACGTGTGGACGATGTGGAACCGATTACACAATGTGCGACGGGAATTGCCTCTATCGTAGTGGAGAACGGAGATAATTCGATTATTGTTGTGCCAGGCGCTAATCATACGGTAACGCCGGAGACGGTGCGCAGATCCGAGATAGCTATTCAGGAAGCTGACGCTGTATTACTTCAGCTTGAGATACCGCTGGATGCAGTTGTGGAGACGGTACGCATCGCCAATGCACATCATGTGCCTGTGATTGTTAATCCAGCGCCGGCTGCACAGCTTCCGCATGACATTATGCAAAGTATTACCGTGCTAACACCGAATGAATATGAGCTGGCCATCCTGCTTGGAGAGCAGGCGGGAGATACGGCAGATTTTCGTGAACGAATGGCTTCATATCCGGGATGTCTGGTCATGACAAAGGGAAGTGACGGGGCATACTACAGCACACCGGATCGTGGCGTGCATCATCAACCGGGCTTTAGCGTTGCTGTGGTGGATACGACGGGGGCAGGGGATACATTCAATGCAGCGTTGGCAGTCATGATTGGGCAAGGACGTTCGATGGAAGAAGCGGTGCGCTATGCGGTAGCTGCTAGTGCATTATCAGTTACCAGATTCGGCGCGCAGGGAGGAATGCCATCTCATGCCCAGGTGGAAGCCTTCCTTCATCAATCGGAGATGTAG
- a CDS encoding DUF3243 domain-containing protein, producing the protein MENNEMNHMVDKSGNVDTGRIGEVASRMGEDQKEDIMGNFDSFKNYLGDKIHLGEKLGMGEEALAKTAEKVGDYLAANEEPRNREERLLQELWKVGDQDQRHHLAHMLVRMVQDEA; encoded by the coding sequence ATGGAAAACAATGAAATGAATCATATGGTTGATAAGAGTGGCAATGTAGACACCGGTCGAATCGGCGAAGTAGCAAGCCGCATGGGTGAAGATCAAAAAGAGGACATTATGGGCAACTTCGATTCATTCAAAAATTACCTTGGAGATAAGATTCACCTCGGCGAAAAGTTAGGAATGGGCGAAGAAGCACTGGCAAAAACTGCGGAGAAGGTAGGAGATTATTTAGCTGCTAACGAAGAACCGCGCAATCGTGAAGAGCGCTTGCTTCAGGAATTATGGAAAGTCGGCGACCAGGATCAACGTCACCACCTCGCACATATGCTCGTGCGCATGGTACAGGATGAAGCTTAA
- a CDS encoding ABC transporter permease subunit has protein sequence MADKKSFSLNLQKLGPVIGLFVIIAILAVMSPDFLTQNNIFNVLRQVSINALIAFGMTFVILTGGIDLSVGAMLALAGALTAGMMTGGMDPILAVLLGLLAGLVMGAVNGLLVTKGKVAPFIATLATMTIFRGLTLVYTEGRPITDFDSEMFTMLGGGYFFVIPVPVLWMLGSFAVLYFILKKTAFGRRTYAIGGNEEASILSGIKVDRVKIYIYSLTGFLSALAGIILTSRLNSAQANAGMGYELDAIAAVVLGGTSLSGGRGWIFGTLIGAMIIGVLNNGLNLLGVSSFYQQVVKGSVILLAVLLDRKKAA, from the coding sequence ATGGCAGACAAAAAATCTTTTTCACTTAATCTTCAAAAGCTCGGACCCGTTATTGGATTGTTTGTTATTATCGCTATTCTCGCGGTAATGAGTCCAGACTTTTTAACGCAAAACAATATCTTTAATGTGCTGCGTCAAGTATCGATTAATGCACTGATTGCATTTGGTATGACGTTTGTTATCTTAACCGGGGGAATTGACCTGTCGGTTGGCGCAATGCTGGCACTGGCTGGTGCATTGACCGCCGGAATGATGACAGGCGGTATGGACCCAATCCTTGCGGTTCTTCTTGGACTTCTTGCCGGATTGGTTATGGGAGCGGTAAATGGTCTTCTCGTAACAAAGGGAAAAGTAGCTCCTTTTATTGCTACGCTGGCTACGATGACGATATTCCGCGGACTTACGCTCGTCTATACGGAAGGGCGTCCGATTACCGATTTTGACAGTGAAATGTTTACCATGCTTGGGGGCGGTTATTTCTTTGTCATTCCTGTTCCAGTATTATGGATGCTCGGCAGCTTTGCGGTGCTGTACTTTATTCTGAAGAAGACGGCATTTGGCCGCCGTACGTATGCTATTGGCGGCAATGAAGAAGCATCAATTCTATCGGGAATTAAAGTGGACCGAGTAAAAATTTATATTTATTCATTGACCGGATTTTTATCCGCATTAGCGGGTATTATTCTTACTTCGCGTCTAAATTCAGCACAAGCCAATGCAGGTATGGGGTATGAACTGGATGCAATCGCTGCGGTAGTGCTTGGGGGTACCAGTCTATCTGGTGGACGCGGCTGGATTTTTGGTACATTGATTGGTGCGATGATTATTGGTGTTCTAAATAACGGATTGAACTTGCTAGGCGTATCCTCGTTCTATCAACAGGTTGTAAAAGGTTCAGTGATTCTGCTTGCCGTCTTGCTTGATCGTAAGAAGGCAGCATAG
- a CDS encoding sensor domain-containing diguanylate cyclase, whose translation MSAYRLISPQTLKTKLFFSMGVLFLLIGILSVVPITLTLNYERKEEILLNLSETIRLEQKFVDTWFEKRVQTIQYFASLPSAKQHNIEALQKNMQIFSESQNEFTALVFVDKNGITRIDTNASTGVDLSDREYFKQAQQGHSYITDVFIGRVSGKPIIIVSSPVMNERHEFLGVIFGSVELTTVNNLMKQLHFGKTGETYLIDKHGLMLTESRHSPPHTVKETGFESNIIIDRTSVFKHVMANAPLTESYKNYRGVEVFGTYRWVKNHEWAIIGEIEQREVFGPFYHLLFIMGIIVFLVICVSLFFIRSIIKQIEYPIHYLLRGAKIIESGHYSYTIDSSVIQKTPLEMRQLCETYNRMSRALQHHLQLLAESEERYRSLFDLSPQTIGVHSEGVIVCINQAGVRMLKEDCMEKVIGTSIYDIVHPDFHGAVTERSEKITNNEPYERLVEQKIICKDGTFIDVEITAAPIVYNGKNAIQFVVHDVTAQTKMKEKLKKANETLLQLSIIDGLTGIYNRRYFDQKLKEEWEQAAQASSPFSLVMFDIDQFKLYNDTYGHQGGDECLKRIARAVEEEVRQAGSLIARYGGEEFACILPNTDTEGALLVAEKIRACVENLQLPHSASKIAPFVTVSVGAGTMIPSSPQKPEALLSCADKALYHAKEHGRNQTCHYHQQKVG comes from the coding sequence ATGTCGGCTTATCGCTTAATTTCACCACAAACACTGAAAACAAAGCTTTTCTTTTCAATGGGAGTATTGTTTCTGCTTATTGGGATTCTCAGCGTTGTTCCTATAACTCTTACATTAAATTATGAACGAAAAGAAGAAATTCTTTTAAACTTATCTGAAACAATTCGCTTAGAACAGAAGTTTGTCGACACTTGGTTCGAAAAGCGGGTGCAAACCATACAGTATTTCGCTTCTCTTCCTTCAGCTAAGCAACATAACATCGAGGCTTTGCAAAAAAACATGCAAATTTTTTCCGAAAGCCAAAATGAATTCACTGCGCTTGTATTTGTAGATAAAAACGGAATAACAAGAATTGACACGAATGCAAGCACAGGGGTCGACCTTTCTGATCGTGAATATTTCAAGCAGGCACAGCAAGGGCATTCTTATATTACAGATGTGTTCATTGGAAGGGTATCGGGCAAGCCTATTATCATCGTCTCTTCGCCAGTTATGAATGAGAGGCATGAATTTCTGGGCGTTATATTCGGCTCAGTAGAACTGACTACCGTTAATAATTTGATGAAGCAACTACACTTTGGCAAAACAGGAGAAACCTATCTGATTGATAAACATGGACTTATGCTTACTGAATCCAGACATTCTCCCCCACACACAGTAAAGGAAACAGGCTTTGAAAGCAACATCATTATAGATCGTACCTCTGTTTTTAAGCATGTCATGGCGAATGCCCCACTTACCGAAAGCTATAAGAATTATCGGGGGGTTGAGGTATTTGGAACGTATCGCTGGGTAAAAAACCATGAATGGGCGATTATCGGAGAGATCGAACAACGTGAAGTTTTCGGCCCTTTCTATCATCTGCTGTTTATTATGGGGATTATTGTTTTCCTTGTTATTTGTGTTTCGTTGTTTTTTATTCGTTCCATTATAAAGCAAATCGAATATCCGATTCATTATTTGCTGCGAGGAGCCAAAATTATCGAAAGCGGGCATTATTCCTATACGATCGATAGCAGCGTGATCCAAAAAACACCGCTAGAAATGCGCCAGCTATGCGAGACGTATAATCGCATGTCTAGAGCACTGCAGCATCATCTACAACTGCTTGCAGAAAGCGAAGAACGGTATCGTTCCTTATTTGACCTCTCACCGCAAACCATCGGCGTACATAGTGAAGGGGTCATCGTCTGCATCAACCAGGCAGGTGTGCGCATGCTGAAGGAAGATTGTATGGAAAAAGTAATTGGGACATCCATCTATGATATTGTGCATCCTGACTTTCACGGTGCTGTGACGGAACGATCCGAAAAAATCACAAATAATGAGCCTTATGAACGTCTAGTCGAACAGAAAATCATTTGCAAAGATGGAACATTCATTGATGTCGAAATTACAGCAGCGCCCATTGTGTATAATGGGAAGAATGCCATTCAATTTGTTGTCCATGATGTAACAGCACAAACTAAAATGAAAGAGAAGCTGAAGAAAGCAAACGAAACTCTGCTCCAACTTTCCATTATAGACGGTCTTACAGGGATTTATAACCGCAGATATTTTGATCAAAAGCTGAAGGAAGAATGGGAACAGGCAGCACAAGCTTCCTCTCCTTTTTCTCTCGTTATGTTTGATATTGATCAGTTTAAATTATATAACGATACATACGGGCATCAGGGAGGGGATGAATGCCTTAAGAGGATTGCACGCGCCGTTGAGGAAGAAGTTCGGCAAGCGGGCAGCCTGATCGCCCGATACGGCGGGGAAGAATTTGCGTGTATTCTGCCCAACACTGACACAGAAGGCGCACTGCTTGTGGCAGAGAAAATTAGAGCGTGTGTTGAAAACCTGCAGCTCCCCCACTCCGCCTCCAAGATCGCACCGTTCGTTACTGTTAGTGTTGGTGCAGGAACAATGATCCCTTCTTCTCCACAGAAGCCGGAGGCCTTACTCTCATGTGCAGATAAAGCACTGTATCATGCAAAAGAGCACGGTAGAAACCAAACATGCCACTATCATCAGCAAAAAGTCGGCTAA
- a CDS encoding Spo0E family sporulation regulatory protein-aspartic acid phosphatase, whose protein sequence is MKFDHTLSCRIEELKTLLALTAAQHNFNFQHPSVLYISQKLDQLIIKAMRPQEELVPAL, encoded by the coding sequence ATGAAGTTTGATCATACGTTATCCTGCAGAATTGAAGAATTAAAAACACTCCTTGCCTTAACAGCGGCTCAACATAACTTTAACTTTCAGCATCCCAGCGTATTGTATATTAGTCAGAAATTAGACCAGCTTATCATAAAAGCCATGCGCCCACAGGAAGAGTTGGTTCCTGCACTGTAA
- a CDS encoding VOC family protein — MIKKMEHVAVIVSDMDRSIDFYKEMFDYQVRLRGENEVREMTFLYHNAQAGMEIELIRDLAPQGSYSDSGIVNHIAFTVDNIEEAISYYRNKGIVFNTEEPKPTLEGGRMILFYGPDRELLQLVEPGKRM; from the coding sequence ATGATTAAGAAAATGGAGCATGTGGCTGTAATCGTATCAGATATGGATCGTTCAATCGATTTTTATAAAGAAATGTTCGACTATCAGGTTCGGCTGCGCGGGGAAAATGAGGTGCGGGAGATGACGTTTCTCTATCATAATGCACAGGCAGGTATGGAGATTGAGCTGATTCGTGATCTTGCTCCGCAGGGCAGCTATAGCGATAGTGGGATTGTAAATCATATTGCTTTTACTGTTGATAATATAGAAGAAGCGATTTCGTATTACCGGAATAAAGGAATCGTGTTTAATACAGAGGAACCGAAGCCCACTCTTGAAGGTGGACGGATGATTCTATTCTATGGACCCGACCGCGAATTATTGCAATTGGTCGAACCGGGGAAACGTATGTAA
- a CDS encoding LacI family DNA-binding transcriptional regulator has product MATIKDVSRLAGVSVATVSRVLNRSGYVHEETERKVLRAIKELNYTPNFVARSLSNKKTSTIGLMVPDITNPFFPELARAVEDVMQLYGYTTILGNSDDNPQKEKQYIHALNQRYIDGFLLASTALTAEELHALDVPVVVLDRTIASDTIPMVTSKNRAGSREATEFLLSQGCRKIAHLRGPVQLVNANERCQGYLDAVGEMDWFHTGLIGLGNYDMRQATKVTLALLKEYPDVDGIFAGNDTMAIGALRAAQMLGVRIPAELSIVGYDGIAMGEVVYPELTTMAQPIYDMGALAARMLIKMIEKQPLDKRYYELDVQLIKRGTTKEV; this is encoded by the coding sequence ATGGCTACCATTAAAGATGTATCGAGGCTTGCGGGTGTATCCGTCGCTACTGTATCCCGCGTATTAAATCGCAGTGGATATGTACATGAGGAGACAGAGCGCAAAGTATTGCGGGCAATTAAAGAGTTAAATTATACGCCGAATTTCGTGGCCCGCAGTTTATCTAACAAAAAAACGAGCACGATAGGATTAATGGTGCCAGATATTACAAATCCATTCTTTCCCGAGTTGGCCCGTGCAGTTGAAGACGTCATGCAGTTGTATGGATATACGACGATTCTTGGCAATTCAGATGACAATCCACAAAAAGAGAAACAATACATTCATGCATTGAATCAGCGCTATATCGATGGTTTCCTGCTCGCTTCCACAGCGCTTACTGCAGAAGAACTGCATGCTTTAGATGTACCGGTAGTCGTGCTTGATCGTACGATTGCATCGGACACGATTCCGATGGTGACATCTAAAAATCGTGCAGGGTCTAGAGAAGCGACAGAGTTCTTGTTAAGCCAGGGCTGCCGGAAGATTGCTCACCTGCGAGGTCCCGTGCAGCTTGTTAATGCGAATGAACGATGTCAGGGATATCTAGATGCAGTAGGAGAAATGGATTGGTTTCATACCGGACTGATTGGGCTTGGGAATTATGATATGAGACAGGCAACAAAAGTGACTTTGGCATTGCTTAAAGAGTATCCGGATGTTGATGGGATTTTTGCTGGAAACGATACGATGGCGATCGGTGCGCTGCGGGCGGCCCAAATGCTTGGGGTCCGCATTCCGGCGGAGCTATCGATTGTTGGCTATGATGGGATTGCGATGGGTGAGGTTGTTTATCCGGAACTAACCACGATGGCACAGCCCATCTACGATATGGGAGCGTTAGCGGCGCGTATGCTTATTAAGATGATTGAGAAGCAGCCGCTTGATAAACGGTATTATGAACTTGATGTACAACTGATTAAGCGAGGAACGACGAAGGAGGTGTAA